In uncultured Cohaesibacter sp., a genomic segment contains:
- the ugpC gene encoding sn-glycerol-3-phosphate ABC transporter ATP-binding protein UgpC, whose translation MNEQVNLQHMQRQAGLCLRRVSKSFGSVEVIRDVDLDIEGGEFVVFVGPSGCGKSTLLRLIAGLEEVTCGDVMIAGKDVTDEDPSDRGIAMVFQTYALYPHMTVAQNMGFGLKVAGRPKVEVEAKVRQAADVLQLNDYLDRRPGQLSGGQRQRVAIGRAIVRDPDVFLFDEPLSNLDAELRVDMRIEIARLHQKLGNTMIYVTHDQTEAMTLADKIVVLRAGQIEQVGSPATLYDDPDNMFVGGFIGSPKMNFLDGIMRPDGVEVAGVILSTRPLGRRPADGTPVHVGIRPEHWRLAKAGETAVPFEVGFSEFLGGASYLYGTIGKKSCTVNVEREAISKRGSVLNLVADASHICLFDQEEKRIR comes from the coding sequence ATGAATGAGCAAGTCAATCTTCAGCATATGCAAAGGCAGGCCGGGCTGTGCCTGAGGCGCGTCAGCAAATCCTTCGGGTCGGTAGAGGTGATCCGTGATGTCGATCTTGATATCGAGGGCGGCGAGTTCGTGGTCTTTGTCGGGCCTTCGGGATGCGGGAAATCAACTCTGCTGCGCCTGATTGCAGGGCTGGAAGAGGTGACATGCGGCGATGTGATGATCGCAGGCAAGGATGTCACCGATGAGGATCCGTCTGACCGTGGCATAGCCATGGTGTTTCAGACCTATGCCCTCTATCCGCATATGACGGTGGCGCAGAATATGGGCTTCGGCCTCAAGGTGGCCGGACGGCCCAAGGTCGAGGTCGAGGCCAAGGTGCGTCAGGCCGCCGATGTGCTTCAGCTCAACGATTATCTGGACCGTCGTCCCGGCCAGTTGTCGGGCGGACAGCGCCAACGCGTGGCCATCGGGCGCGCCATTGTCCGCGATCCCGATGTGTTCCTGTTTGACGAACCGCTATCCAACCTTGATGCGGAACTGCGCGTCGACATGCGCATCGAAATCGCCCGGCTGCACCAGAAGCTGGGCAACACGATGATCTATGTGACCCACGACCAGACCGAGGCAATGACGCTGGCCGATAAGATCGTGGTGCTGCGCGCAGGTCAGATCGAGCAGGTCGGCTCCCCCGCCACGCTCTATGATGATCCGGACAATATGTTTGTCGGCGGCTTCATCGGCAGCCCGAAGATGAATTTTCTGGATGGCATCATGCGCCCCGACGGGGTGGAGGTGGCAGGCGTCATTCTGTCGACCCGACCCCTTGGCAGACGGCCTGCCGATGGCACTCCGGTTCATGTCGGTATCCGGCCCGAGCATTGGCGCCTTGCCAAGGCGGGAGAGACGGCGGTGCCATTCGAGGTTGGCTTTTCAGAATTTCTTGGCGGTGCGAGCTATCTCTATGGCACCATCGGCAAGAAAAGCTGCACCGTGAATGTGGAGCGAGAAGCGATCTCCAAACGCGGCTCCGTGCTTAATCTTGTCGCGGATGCCAGCCATATCTGTCTGTTTGATCAGGAAGAGAAGCGCATTCGCTAG